One window of Dissulfuribacter thermophilus genomic DNA carries:
- a CDS encoding DUF4202 family protein: MATENSLNHAIQKALKKIRGILAKSKVPEDPIHAEDTLKILLKLCPQADISLQIAALGHDIERAFPRGIKVERQNFSSYDAFKKAHSQNSARLLRAVLLKCNLPNYILKRVYELVLAHEFGGTPDSDLLKDADSLSFFHVNLPLYAKREPKEEVLRRVKWGIERLSPRARSILEEMAQTDQFLRQFIPKSCTAKGGKIVF; this comes from the coding sequence GTGGCAACTGAGAACAGCCTAAATCACGCGATCCAAAAAGCTTTAAAAAAAATAAGGGGGATTTTAGCCAAATCAAAGGTCCCTGAAGACCCTATTCACGCAGAGGACACATTGAAGATTCTTTTAAAACTCTGTCCTCAGGCGGACATTAGCCTCCAAATTGCGGCCCTTGGCCATGATATAGAAAGGGCCTTTCCTAGGGGCATAAAGGTTGAAAGACAAAACTTCAGCTCCTATGATGCCTTTAAAAAAGCACATTCCCAAAACAGTGCCAGGCTCCTTCGAGCTGTCCTATTAAAGTGCAATTTACCTAATTATATTTTAAAAAGAGTGTATGAGCTGGTTTTGGCCCACGAATTTGGAGGAACGCCTGATTCAGACCTCTTAAAAGATGCAGATTCCCTTTCCTTCTTCCACGTGAATCTGCCACTCTATGCAAAACGAGAACCAAAAGAAGAAGTCCTAAGACGTGTTAAATGGGGCATTGAACGCCTTAGCCCAAGGGCACGGAGCATCTTGGAAGAAATGGCTCAGACAGACCAGTTTCTCAGGCAATTCATCCCTAAATCCTGCACGGCAAAAGGGGGCAAAATTGTTTTTTAA
- a CDS encoding NTP transferase domain-containing protein produces MATKTKGIDTAIILAAGRGSRLNNSGRPKPLTPFLGVPLIERSIRGLYACGIKKFYIITGYKSDEVENFLKTLEQKLDQVTITCIFNKHWEAGNGTSFLAATQANLKNNFVLSMCDHIFEKELIELVVRATPPKRGMMLLVDKRIKNAVIDQNDATKVIIQEGLIKKIGKNLEVYSGYDTGLFVCSKEVFEELKELSPHTPLSLSDIVGFLANTGKARAIETTKGFWADLDDKGAFKRAERALLLLLRGKGHDGPVSRLLNRPISIRLSSILVNTPITPNQITLISFSMALAAAFFLTKDSYLWFATGAILAQLASIIDGCDGEIARLKWLQSDYGAWLDAVLDRYADAFLISAITWHVANYHSLGNLGWGIGILALIGSLINSYTADKYDGWMKKHNKTQRFRMGRDVRIFLVFLSGISYRPVELLIMLAGIMNTENIRRMWQLRTA; encoded by the coding sequence ATGGCTACTAAGACTAAGGGAATAGATACAGCTATAATCCTGGCTGCAGGCAGGGGAAGCAGACTGAATAATTCGGGGCGCCCCAAGCCCCTCACCCCATTTCTTGGGGTGCCCCTTATAGAACGCTCCATAAGGGGGCTTTATGCCTGTGGTATCAAGAAATTTTATATTATTACTGGCTACAAAAGTGACGAGGTAGAAAACTTCCTCAAAACCTTAGAACAAAAACTTGACCAGGTCACAATCACATGCATCTTCAATAAACATTGGGAAGCTGGAAATGGTACTTCTTTTCTTGCAGCTACTCAGGCCAACCTAAAAAATAATTTCGTCCTATCAATGTGCGACCATATTTTTGAAAAAGAGCTGATAGAGCTAGTTGTAAGGGCAACTCCCCCTAAAAGGGGCATGATGTTATTGGTAGATAAAAGGATTAAAAATGCAGTAATAGATCAAAACGATGCCACAAAAGTCATCATTCAAGAGGGTTTGATAAAAAAAATCGGAAAAAACCTTGAAGTTTATAGTGGTTACGACACAGGGCTTTTTGTGTGTTCCAAAGAGGTCTTTGAGGAATTAAAGGAACTTAGCCCTCATACCCCCCTTAGTCTGAGTGATATAGTTGGATTTCTTGCAAATACTGGAAAGGCAAGGGCAATTGAGACAACAAAGGGCTTTTGGGCCGATCTTGACGACAAGGGTGCATTTAAACGGGCGGAAAGGGCCCTACTCCTACTTTTAAGAGGAAAGGGACATGATGGACCTGTATCAAGACTGCTCAACAGACCCATATCCATTCGATTGAGTAGCATTTTAGTAAATACACCCATCACCCCTAATCAAATTACTTTAATAAGCTTTAGTATGGCACTAGCAGCAGCTTTTTTCCTGACCAAAGATTCCTATCTCTGGTTTGCAACAGGGGCGATACTGGCTCAGCTAGCGAGTATAATAGATGGGTGCGATGGAGAGATTGCCAGACTCAAATGGCTACAATCAGACTACGGGGCATGGTTAGACGCAGTACTTGATCGTTATGCTGATGCCTTTTTGATCTCGGCAATAACGTGGCACGTTGCAAACTACCACTCACTTGGAAATCTTGGATGGGGCATTGGAATTTTGGCCTTGATAGGTTCCCTTATTAACAGCTATACAGCAGACAAATACGACGGATGGATGAAAAAACACAACAAGACGCAACGTTTTCGTATGGGGAGGGATGTAAGGATATTTTTAGTATTTCTTTCGGGTATATCTTACCGTCCAGTAGAACTCCTCATAATGCTTGCAGGCATAATGAATACGGAGAATATTCGAAGGATGTGGCAACTGAGAACAGCCTAA
- the phnD gene encoding phosphate/phosphite/phosphonate ABC transporter substrate-binding protein, which translates to MNLIRFTLATTIALFILFSAPPKIYSECTKNKPATVFLGVITLHHPLVMFKYYQPFVDYLSKKTPYKFELKISQDYGTIVKYLVDGTIDVAILGGFTYLKARKEAGVVPILGTLNAEKKPLCQAIFIAKEDNKEINTIHDIKGKRFAFASEYSTSGNLAPLYYLYSKEGIRLEDLAEYRNLKYHDSVAREVLRGNFDAGVVLGSVAMQYKGMGIKFIGKTDPFPSFLIVARPGAAPEMVHSIEKALLSLDYDDPACRKIMDSWDVNIRHGFTKVSDSDYDVIRKMVSYLNKEGIRLGVKK; encoded by the coding sequence ATGAACCTTATACGTTTCACACTAGCCACAACGATCGCCTTATTTATTCTCTTTTCCGCACCTCCAAAAATATATTCTGAATGCACAAAAAACAAACCTGCGACAGTCTTTCTCGGTGTAATTACGCTCCACCATCCACTGGTTATGTTTAAATATTATCAGCCTTTTGTAGATTATCTTAGCAAAAAAACTCCGTATAAGTTTGAACTGAAGATTAGCCAAGATTATGGGACTATTGTAAAGTATCTGGTTGATGGTACTATCGATGTGGCTATTCTTGGAGGTTTTACCTACTTGAAGGCCAGAAAAGAGGCAGGTGTGGTGCCTATTTTGGGGACATTGAATGCTGAAAAAAAGCCGCTTTGCCAGGCCATTTTTATTGCCAAGGAGGATAATAAAGAGATCAATACTATTCATGACATCAAGGGAAAAAGATTTGCCTTTGCTTCTGAATATTCTACTTCTGGAAATTTGGCCCCACTTTACTATCTTTATTCAAAAGAGGGGATAAGGCTTGAGGATCTCGCGGAGTATAGAAACCTCAAATATCACGATTCAGTAGCAAGAGAGGTACTTCGTGGCAATTTTGATGCAGGTGTGGTTCTAGGCTCAGTGGCCATGCAGTACAAGGGCATGGGTATAAAATTTATAGGCAAAACTGACCCGTTCCCCAGTTTTTTGATAGTAGCAAGGCCGGGAGCAGCTCCTGAAATGGTTCACAGTATAGAGAAGGCACTGCTCAGCCTTGATTACGACGATCCTGCATGCAGAAAGATAATGGATTCGTGGGATGTAAATATTAGACATGGTTTTACCAAGGTTTCTGATTCCGACTATGACGTGATTAGGAAAATGGTTTCTTATCTAAACAAAGAAGGCATAAGGTTAGGGGTTAAAAAGTGA
- a CDS encoding ATP-binding protein codes for MKFFLGVQAKFILLTSLCIFLFAGFWGYLIIKREGKLYTEDTINQARIIAEISGVIFTNALVYKELGLVEDVGLTDYLDYYVSDMMQKDKRIVYLIVLDPKGRVLSHSNIKEYGKVYTDPVTKRALEATEILVQYVKDANGNEMVDVAAPLRISTKNWGVCRIGFSLKQVKEGIASLRNEMISMISIMLLGSLIVIGIAGKAFATPLVRLAKVMDQITEKGDLEIQVPELKPRNDEIGKLQASFTWMIKRLREANRERMRTMDLMCQTEKMATVGNLAAGVAHEINNPLGGVILCFKNLIESDMDEETRKIHIEVINSGLLKIQKTVKELLDFARKTPMAKVPSSVNSILDESIRLVDCMLAKRNIKIIKDFYVDMPTVLVDPGKIEQVIINIIINAVHAMGENGTLFISTAVEDDMCVISIKDTGPGIDPKILSRIFDPFFTTKEPGKGTGLGLAVCKAIIEQHGGRIEVESEKGAGARFIIKLPIRGTEKA; via the coding sequence GTGAAGTTTTTCCTGGGGGTACAGGCCAAGTTTATTCTTCTAACTTCGCTGTGTATCTTTTTGTTTGCAGGCTTTTGGGGTTATCTAATCATAAAAAGAGAGGGCAAACTCTATACCGAGGATACAATTAACCAGGCCAGGATTATTGCCGAGATTTCAGGAGTAATATTTACCAATGCACTTGTATACAAAGAATTGGGACTAGTTGAAGATGTGGGACTAACAGACTATCTGGACTATTATGTATCTGATATGATGCAGAAGGACAAACGCATTGTCTATCTGATAGTCCTTGATCCTAAGGGGAGGGTGCTTTCCCATAGTAATATAAAGGAATACGGGAAGGTATATACTGATCCCGTAACAAAGCGTGCACTTGAGGCAACTGAGATACTGGTTCAATACGTAAAGGATGCCAATGGTAACGAGATGGTTGACGTTGCCGCTCCCCTGAGGATTAGCACTAAGAATTGGGGAGTATGTAGGATAGGTTTTTCTCTAAAACAGGTTAAGGAGGGGATAGCATCACTGAGAAATGAAATGATATCTATGATATCCATAATGCTTCTGGGCTCTTTGATTGTTATCGGCATAGCAGGAAAGGCCTTTGCTACTCCTCTGGTAAGATTAGCTAAGGTGATGGATCAAATTACTGAAAAGGGTGATCTGGAAATTCAGGTTCCAGAACTTAAGCCTCGAAATGATGAGATAGGCAAGCTACAGGCCAGCTTTACCTGGATGATCAAGCGACTACGAGAGGCAAATAGGGAGAGAATGCGGACCATGGATCTCATGTGCCAGACAGAAAAGATGGCTACGGTAGGCAATCTTGCTGCTGGAGTTGCCCATGAGATAAATAATCCCTTGGGAGGGGTAATTCTCTGCTTTAAGAATCTTATAGAGAGCGACATGGATGAGGAGACTCGAAAGATTCACATTGAAGTAATTAATTCTGGTCTTTTAAAGATTCAAAAGACTGTAAAAGAGCTTTTGGATTTTGCAAGAAAGACCCCCATGGCAAAAGTGCCTTCATCTGTGAATTCTATTCTTGATGAGAGCATTAGGCTTGTGGATTGCATGTTAGCTAAGAGAAATATAAAAATAATAAAAGATTTTTATGTTGACATGCCGACAGTACTTGTTGATCCTGGCAAGATTGAACAAGTTATTATAAATATTATCATTAATGCCGTCCATGCTATGGGCGAAAATGGTACGCTGTTTATTTCTACAGCGGTTGAAGATGATATGTGCGTTATTTCGATTAAGGATACAGGTCCAGGAATAGATCCAAAGATCTTATCGCGGATATTTGATCCTTTTTTTACTACAAAAGAACCTGGAAAGGGTACTGGACTAGGCCTAGCTGTATGCAAGGCCATTATTGAACAGCACGGTGGCAGAATAGAGGTAGAATCAGAAAAGGGAGCTGGTGCCAGATTTATAATCAAGCTACCCATAAGAGGGACTGAAAAGGCATGA
- a CDS encoding response regulator → MKRCILLIEDELSMRLGITHALSGAGYEITACEDGKQGVKALGQRRFDLVITDLRLPGLNGMEVLSKAKEMYPDIGVIIITAFPEIETAVSAIKQGAFDYISKPFTNEALLIVIERG, encoded by the coding sequence ATGAAACGGTGTATATTGCTTATAGAAGACGAACTTTCTATGAGGCTTGGAATAACTCACGCTCTTAGTGGAGCTGGGTATGAGATAACTGCTTGTGAGGATGGTAAGCAGGGAGTCAAGGCCTTAGGCCAGAGGAGATTTGACCTGGTAATAACTGATTTGAGATTACCTGGCCTAAATGGTATGGAAGTGCTTTCTAAGGCAAAGGAGATGTATCCTGATATAGGAGTAATCATAATAACGGCTTTTCCAGAGATAGAGACTGCTGTTTCCGCCATAAAACAAGGGGCCTTTGATTATATCAGCAAGCCTTTTACAAACGAGGCTCTGTTGATAGTAATAGAAAGGGG